A DNA window from Aestuariispira ectoiniformans contains the following coding sequences:
- the recQ gene encoding DNA helicase RecQ, producing the protein MTASQPVDQAALDVLKQTFGYSSFRKGQADVISRLLAGNNVLAVMPTGAGKSLCFQVPALVKGGLTVVVSPLVALMENQVAALRLSGVRAASINSAVSRDVNVSVWRQVAAGEIDLLYLSPERLMTDRMLSAIARLKPTYFAVDEAHCISQWGPAFRPEYEDLSKLRDYFPDTPIIALTATADAVTRTHIQDKLFGGEADVFVTGFDRPNLHLAVEEKQNWRKQLGDFVAPRIGQSGIVYCLSRKKTEEVAQFLCEEGHLALPYHAGMSQEDRSQHQDRFMTEAGVIMVATIAFGMGIDKPDIRFVFHTDLPGGPEAYYQEIGRAGRDGEEATVHMLYGMDDIRLRRTFIENEDAEDGRKRREHQRLDALLAYCEAPECRRRALLAYFNETIEPCGKCDVCLNPGMTQDGTHLAEAALSAIQETGESFGAGHIVDLVTGKETEKVKRFRHDQLPSFAGGKSQNAKQWKSILRQLVATGFLDIDIGGYGALQVAPKGKALLSGREVFRYRPTLAGGKSSRSKSKVSFGSDKPSSIDLSEADHALLQELKRLRLELAKERNLPAYVVFGDRSLIDMALQRPTNEAEFSTIYGVGRSKLEKFGAPFIELIRAQ; encoded by the coding sequence GTGACCGCCTCTCAACCGGTAGATCAAGCCGCCCTTGATGTCCTGAAACAGACTTTCGGCTATTCGTCTTTCCGCAAGGGGCAGGCAGACGTCATCTCGCGCCTGCTGGCGGGCAACAATGTGCTGGCCGTCATGCCTACGGGTGCAGGTAAATCCCTATGCTTTCAGGTGCCTGCCCTGGTCAAAGGCGGACTGACCGTCGTCGTGTCCCCGCTCGTCGCCCTGATGGAAAATCAGGTTGCGGCCCTGCGCCTGTCAGGGGTGCGCGCCGCCAGCATCAATTCCGCCGTCAGCCGCGACGTCAATGTTTCGGTATGGCGGCAGGTGGCCGCCGGTGAGATCGACCTGCTTTATCTCTCCCCCGAGCGGCTCATGACCGACCGGATGCTGTCCGCCATCGCCAGGTTGAAGCCAACCTATTTTGCCGTCGACGAGGCCCATTGTATTTCACAATGGGGTCCCGCTTTCCGCCCGGAATATGAAGACCTTTCAAAGCTGCGCGACTATTTCCCCGACACGCCGATCATCGCGCTGACCGCCACGGCGGATGCGGTCACGCGTACACACATCCAGGACAAGCTGTTCGGTGGCGAGGCGGATGTTTTCGTGACCGGCTTCGACCGGCCCAACCTGCATCTGGCGGTGGAGGAAAAACAGAACTGGCGTAAACAGCTTGGCGATTTCGTCGCGCCACGGATCGGGCAAAGCGGCATTGTCTATTGCCTGTCCCGCAAGAAAACCGAAGAGGTCGCCCAGTTCCTTTGCGAGGAAGGCCATCTCGCCCTGCCCTATCACGCGGGCATGAGCCAGGAAGACCGTAGCCAGCACCAGGACCGCTTCATGACCGAGGCCGGCGTCATCATGGTCGCCACCATCGCCTTCGGCATGGGCATCGATAAGCCCGACATCCGCTTTGTTTTCCATACGGACCTGCCCGGCGGCCCGGAGGCCTATTATCAGGAGATCGGCCGCGCCGGTCGTGACGGTGAAGAGGCGACCGTCCATATGCTTTACGGCATGGATGATATACGCCTGCGCCGGACCTTCATTGAAAACGAAGACGCGGAAGACGGCCGCAAACGGCGGGAGCATCAGCGCCTGGACGCGCTGCTGGCCTATTGCGAGGCACCCGAATGCCGCCGCCGCGCCCTGCTCGCCTATTTCAACGAGACGATCGAACCCTGCGGCAAATGCGATGTCTGCCTCAATCCCGGCATGACCCAGGATGGCACCCATCTGGCCGAGGCCGCCCTGTCCGCCATTCAGGAAACCGGTGAAAGTTTTGGGGCTGGCCATATCGTCGACCTTGTCACCGGCAAGGAAACCGAAAAGGTCAAACGCTTCCGGCACGACCAATTGCCCAGTTTCGCAGGCGGGAAAAGCCAGAACGCCAAACAGTGGAAAAGCATCCTTCGCCAACTGGTCGCCACAGGATTTCTGGATATCGACATCGGTGGCTATGGCGCGCTGCAGGTGGCGCCGAAGGGCAAGGCTCTGCTGAGCGGCCGGGAGGTCTTCCGTTATCGCCCGACCTTGGCAGGCGGCAAATCATCCAGGTCGAAATCAAAAGTTTCCTTTGGCAGCGACAAACCATCCAGCATCGACCTGTCGGAAGCGGATCACGCACTGCTGCAGGAACTCAAAAGGCTTCGCCTGGAACTGGCCAAGGAACGCAATTTGCCCGCCTATGTGGTCTTCGGCGACCGCAGCCTGATCGATATGGCGCTGCAGCGCCCCACCAACGAAGCGGAGTTCTCCACCATCTATGGTGTCGGCCGCAGCAAGCTGGAAAAATTCGGCGCGCCCTTCATTGAATTGATCCGCGCACAATAG
- a CDS encoding zinc-dependent alcohol dehydrogenase family protein: MKAVVYEAFGEKPKIQNVADPRPEPHSVVIKVEATGVCRSDWHGWRGHDADIDTFPHVPGHELAGIVAEVGKDVVRWKAGDRVTVPFVGGCGSCPECHSGNQQVCASQFQPGFTHWGSFAEYVSIHYADTNLVRLPESMDFATAASLGCRFVTSFRAVVDQGKTGPGQWVAVHGCGGVGLSAIMIANAMGANVVAVDIAEDKLGLARSLGAVATVNAGMVGNVVEAVQEITDGGAHVSFDALGHSETCVNSIGNLRRRGKHVQIGLMAGDHSTPAIPMGRVIAHELEILGTHGMQAHRYDAMLAMIQSGKLMPEKLIGKRISLEQSVDALTAMDSFEGTGVTVITEF, encoded by the coding sequence ATGAAAGCTGTTGTCTACGAAGCATTTGGTGAAAAACCGAAAATTCAGAATGTTGCCGACCCCAGGCCGGAACCCCATAGTGTCGTAATCAAGGTTGAGGCAACCGGCGTTTGCCGCAGCGACTGGCACGGCTGGCGCGGGCATGACGCCGATATCGATACCTTTCCACATGTTCCCGGTCACGAACTGGCAGGCATCGTCGCAGAGGTTGGCAAGGATGTGGTCCGCTGGAAGGCAGGCGACCGCGTCACCGTACCTTTCGTGGGTGGCTGCGGGTCTTGCCCGGAATGTCATTCCGGCAACCAGCAGGTTTGCGCCAGCCAGTTCCAGCCCGGTTTCACCCATTGGGGTTCCTTTGCGGAATATGTTTCCATTCACTATGCCGACACGAACCTTGTTCGCCTTCCGGAAAGCATGGATTTCGCCACTGCCGCCAGCCTGGGCTGCCGCTTTGTGACGTCATTCCGCGCCGTCGTCGATCAGGGTAAGACCGGTCCCGGCCAATGGGTCGCCGTTCATGGCTGTGGCGGCGTCGGCCTGTCCGCCATCATGATCGCCAACGCAATGGGCGCGAATGTGGTGGCCGTCGATATTGCCGAAGACAAGCTGGGACTTGCGCGGTCGCTCGGAGCCGTTGCCACGGTCAACGCCGGTATGGTTGGAAATGTTGTGGAGGCCGTTCAGGAAATCACAGACGGCGGCGCGCATGTATCCTTCGATGCGCTGGGGCATTCTGAGACCTGTGTCAATTCGATCGGCAACCTGCGGCGGCGCGGAAAACATGTTCAGATCGGCCTGATGGCAGGCGATCACAGCACACCTGCAATCCCCATGGGTCGCGTGATCGCTCATGAACTGGAAATCCTGGGAACCCACGGCATGCAGGCCCATCGTTATGACGCCATGCTTGCCATGATCCAATCCGGCAAGCTGATGCCGGAAAAGCTGATTGGAAAACGCATCTCGTTGGAGCAGTCCGTTGACGCCCTGACAGCAATGGATTCCTTCGAAGGCACTGGCGTGACCGTCATCACGGAATTCTAG
- a CDS encoding AraC family transcriptional regulator: protein MSNRIRPLSYEDRLTRVTDYIFDHLDDDIDLNHLAEVACMSPYHWHRVFHAVRGETIAAFVKRMRLNRAAGDLARTTMPVEEIANRSGYKTVQSFNRSFKAVYGMPPIQYRKYGNHTQFQSTDRERLGAMYDVEIKSVPAMTAITMDHRGSYMEIGKAFESLYGWLGARNMITPDTRMVGLYYDDPSSVAEADLRSKAGAVCPSGTADGANTQITDIRGGEYAILHYKGPYAAIQAAYQWFYGEWLTSSGREAADAPCFEEYLNSPRDTAPNDLLTDICLPLR from the coding sequence ATGAGCAATCGCATAAGACCGTTGAGCTATGAGGACCGGTTGACCCGGGTGACGGACTATATCTTCGACCATCTGGACGATGATATCGACCTGAACCACCTGGCGGAAGTTGCCTGCATGTCACCCTATCACTGGCATCGGGTCTTTCATGCGGTTCGCGGCGAAACCATCGCCGCCTTCGTCAAACGGATGCGTCTCAACCGGGCGGCAGGCGATCTGGCCCGAACGACAATGCCGGTAGAGGAAATTGCCAACAGGTCCGGCTATAAAACCGTTCAATCCTTTAACCGCAGCTTCAAGGCCGTCTATGGCATGCCACCCATCCAATATCGGAAGTACGGCAACCATACCCAATTTCAATCCACAGACCGGGAAAGGCTTGGCGCAATGTATGATGTGGAAATCAAATCCGTACCTGCGATGACTGCCATCACAATGGATCATCGCGGCTCTTACATGGAAATAGGCAAGGCGTTTGAATCGCTTTACGGCTGGCTTGGTGCACGGAATATGATCACACCCGACACCCGAATGGTTGGCCTTTACTACGATGACCCCTCCTCTGTCGCAGAAGCCGATCTGCGGTCCAAGGCCGGGGCCGTCTGCCCGTCCGGAACCGCGGATGGTGCAAACACACAAATCACAGACATCAGGGGCGGAGAGTATGCCATCCTGCATTACAAGGGTCCCTATGCCGCCATACAGGCCGCCTATCAATGGTTTTATGGAGAATGGCTGACATCCTCCGGTCGCGAAGCGGCCGACGCCCCCTGCTTTGAGGAATATTTGAACAGTCCCCGCGACACCGCACCAAACGATCTGCTGACGGATATCTGCCTGCCGCTCAGGTAA
- a CDS encoding response regulator codes for MKNLRGALPPLTSLVVFEAAARQLNFTKASKELLVTREAVSRQIRLLEDFLGTQLFERNGKSLSLTPAGESFSATLSPSIENIARAAQNIIRNPDPESDAGSDTPTAPLPESLPAEGKILVVDDEPLNLTMITELLSDQFEVLTETRGVHALKVAQETPDIDAILLDVQMPEMSGYEICRQLKNHFLTQHIPIIFLTVLDNEEDESQGLEMGASDYVARPFKPSVLKARIRTHVELKKTRQDLEGLLAARADNLRHAKSAVTQAIDILQAVEIAD; via the coding sequence ATGAAAAACCTGCGAGGCGCATTGCCGCCCCTGACCAGCCTTGTGGTCTTCGAGGCTGCCGCGAGGCAATTGAATTTTACCAAGGCATCGAAAGAACTTCTGGTGACCCGTGAGGCCGTCAGCCGCCAGATTCGCCTGCTGGAGGATTTCCTGGGCACGCAGCTTTTTGAGCGCAACGGCAAGTCACTCAGCCTGACGCCCGCCGGGGAAAGCTTCAGCGCAACCCTTTCCCCCAGCATCGAAAACATTGCCCGTGCGGCACAGAATATCATCCGCAATCCGGACCCGGAAAGCGACGCTGGAAGCGATACGCCAACGGCCCCTTTGCCCGAAAGTTTACCGGCGGAGGGAAAAATTCTGGTGGTGGACGACGAGCCGCTGAACCTCACCATGATCACGGAACTGCTGTCCGATCAGTTTGAGGTTCTCACTGAAACACGCGGAGTGCACGCCCTGAAGGTCGCCCAGGAAACGCCCGATATCGACGCGATCCTGCTGGACGTGCAAATGCCGGAAATGTCCGGCTATGAGATTTGCCGTCAGTTGAAGAACCACTTCCTGACCCAGCATATTCCGATCATTTTCCTGACCGTATTGGATAATGAGGAAGATGAAAGCCAGGGTCTGGAAATGGGTGCCAGCGATTATGTGGCAAGACCGTTCAAGCCATCCGTTCTCAAGGCGCGCATTCGCACCCATGTGGAATTGAAAAAGACCCGTCAGGACCTGGAGGGCCTGCTGGCCGCCCGTGCCGACAATCTTCGCCACGCGAAATCCGCCGTGACCCAGGCCATCGACATCTTGCAGGCTGTCGAGATCGCAGATTAA
- a CDS encoding TRAP transporter small permease subunit — translation MPKFIKLYVKYVDAVNLKIGRAVMYMIFVMMAVLLFSSITRGVFGVSFLWIVEVAQMLLAAYYLLGGGYSMQLDSHVRMDLLYSRWSPRTRARVDAATSAFLIFYLVVLLIGGISSTEYAIQYNQKNYSAWAPPLAPIKIVMTTGIALMLLQAFSMFFKDLAKAKGESLT, via the coding sequence ATGCCTAAATTCATTAAGTTATATGTGAAATACGTCGACGCTGTGAACCTGAAGATCGGTCGCGCGGTGATGTATATGATTTTCGTTATGATGGCGGTTCTGCTGTTCTCCTCCATCACGCGCGGTGTATTCGGTGTCTCCTTCCTGTGGATCGTGGAAGTCGCCCAGATGCTGTTGGCAGCCTATTATCTGCTGGGTGGTGGTTATTCCATGCAACTGGATTCCCATGTGCGCATGGACCTGCTCTACAGCCGCTGGTCGCCCAGAACCCGGGCGCGGGTGGATGCGGCTACCTCCGCTTTTTTGATTTTCTATCTGGTTGTCCTGCTGATCGGCGGGATTTCCAGTACTGAATACGCGATTCAATACAACCAAAAGAACTATTCCGCCTGGGCGCCGCCGCTGGCGCCGATCAAGATTGTAATGACGACCGGTATCGCACTCATGCTGCTGCAGGCTTTCTCTATGTTCTTCAAGGATTTGGCGAAAGCCAAAGGGGAGTCTCTCACATGA
- a CDS encoding winged helix-turn-helix transcriptional regulator gives MALKIRKNQSPKVPYNCPLSECMSVLGGAWTPNIVWSLCAGPRRFSELRTDIPGVSAKVLTARLRDLEIKGVISREIKPTSPPSVEYALTELGQELMPVIKSIVEVGHKLKKAKLAEAEECSAAVGCQVG, from the coding sequence ATGGCTTTGAAAATCCGGAAAAACCAAAGTCCCAAGGTGCCCTATAATTGCCCGTTGTCCGAATGCATGTCGGTTCTGGGCGGGGCATGGACTCCCAACATTGTCTGGAGTTTATGCGCAGGACCAAGGCGGTTCAGTGAGTTGCGAACGGATATTCCGGGCGTATCGGCAAAGGTGCTGACTGCCCGGCTGCGGGACCTGGAGATAAAGGGTGTCATTTCGCGCGAAATAAAACCGACATCGCCACCATCCGTAGAGTATGCTTTGACGGAATTGGGACAGGAGTTGATGCCTGTCATAAAATCAATCGTGGAAGTCGGGCATAAATTGAAAAAGGCAAAGCTGGCCGAGGCGGAAGAGTGTTCTGCCGCGGTTGGCTGCCAGGTCGGATAA
- the gstA gene encoding glutathione transferase GstA: protein MKLYYSPGACSLASHIVLQELGTDFTIEKVDNKAKVTESGENFLEVNPKGYVPALRLDSDIVLTEGAAILQYLADQHPEKGLAPKPGTLERTHLQAHLNFVASELHKAFSPLFKPDTSDADRDTAKANVARRLDTFEADLKDGRDYLGGDQFSVADSYLFVVVNWSGMHGIDVSQWPHIAAFQARVAARPAVQAALKAEGLI, encoded by the coding sequence ATGAAACTCTATTACAGCCCCGGCGCCTGCTCTCTCGCATCCCATATCGTGCTGCAGGAACTCGGCACCGATTTCACGATCGAGAAAGTGGATAACAAGGCGAAGGTCACGGAAAGCGGCGAAAACTTTCTGGAGGTCAATCCGAAAGGCTACGTTCCCGCCCTGCGCCTCGACAGCGATATCGTGCTGACCGAAGGGGCCGCGATCCTTCAATATCTGGCCGACCAGCATCCGGAAAAAGGCCTCGCGCCCAAGCCCGGCACGCTGGAGCGTACGCATCTTCAGGCTCATCTGAATTTTGTCGCCTCCGAATTGCACAAGGCTTTCAGCCCGCTTTTCAAGCCGGACACCAGCGATGCGGACCGCGACACCGCCAAAGCCAATGTTGCCAGGCGGCTGGATACCTTCGAGGCGGATCTCAAAGACGGCCGCGACTATCTGGGCGGGGACCAGTTCTCGGTGGCAGACAGCTATCTCTTCGTTGTCGTCAACTGGAGTGGCATGCACGGTATCGATGTAAGCCAGTGGCCGCATATTGCCGCCTTCCAGGCACGCGTTGCCGCACGTCCTGCCGTACAGGCGGCCCTGAAGGCCGAAGGCCTGATCTGA
- a CDS encoding tautomerase family protein translates to MPYVNIKVTREGVTKEQKAELIKGTTDLLVRVLGKDPKTTFVLIDEVDMDNWGIMGMPTTDYRKLGSGD, encoded by the coding sequence ATGCCTTACGTGAATATCAAGGTCACCCGTGAGGGTGTCACAAAGGAACAGAAAGCCGAACTGATCAAGGGCACGACAGACCTGCTGGTCCGCGTCCTTGGCAAAGACCCGAAAACCACCTTTGTGCTGATTGACGAGGTGGATATGGACAACTGGGGCATCATGGGCATGCCGACAACCGACTACAGAAAGCTTGGCTCCGGCGACTGA
- a CDS encoding patatin-like phospholipase family protein — protein MAMTRKKPINLALQGGGAHGAFTWGVLDALLEDGRVHVEGISGTSAGAMNGVVVADGLMRGGEDGARQALSDFWHAVSDAGRFSPLQRSLIDIFMGNWSLDNNPAYLFFDLMNRLASPYDMNPFDVNPLRDILDEFVDFERVRSCDEMKIFISATNVETGRVKVFNRRELTLDMVMASACLPFLFKAVEIDDVPYWDGGYMGNPVLFPFFQTCSSEDILIVQINPIERPGTPRTAREILNRVNEITFNGSLMKELRAIDFVRRLIEDGRLDRKDYRRINLHMVEAQDEIAPLGASSKLNAEWTFLRYLFAIGRDTALDWLDRHYDDLGQRSTVDMRALFQGTENEQQELARALQ, from the coding sequence ATGGCGATGACGCGGAAGAAGCCGATAAATCTGGCGCTGCAAGGCGGCGGCGCTCACGGGGCGTTCACCTGGGGTGTCCTCGATGCCCTGTTGGAGGATGGCCGCGTCCATGTAGAAGGTATCAGCGGCACATCCGCCGGGGCAATGAACGGGGTGGTTGTCGCCGATGGGCTGATGCGTGGCGGTGAGGACGGGGCGCGACAGGCGCTATCGGACTTCTGGCATGCCGTCAGCGACGCCGGGCGTTTCAGTCCGCTGCAGCGCAGTCTGATCGACATCTTCATGGGAAACTGGAGCCTGGACAACAATCCGGCCTACCTTTTCTTCGATCTGATGAACCGTCTTGCCTCACCCTATGATATGAACCCGTTCGACGTGAATCCCCTGAGGGATATCCTGGACGAATTCGTCGATTTCGAGCGGGTCCGCTCCTGTGACGAGATGAAGATTTTTATCTCTGCCACCAATGTGGAGACGGGGCGGGTCAAGGTCTTCAACCGACGCGAATTGACCCTTGATATGGTCATGGCATCAGCCTGCCTGCCCTTTCTGTTCAAGGCCGTTGAAATTGACGATGTGCCCTATTGGGACGGCGGGTATATGGGGAACCCCGTGTTGTTTCCCTTTTTCCAGACCTGCTCGTCCGAAGATATCCTGATTGTCCAGATCAACCCGATTGAGCGGCCCGGCACGCCGCGCACGGCCCGCGAGATTTTGAACCGGGTGAATGAAATCACCTTCAACGGAAGCCTGATGAAGGAATTGCGTGCGATCGACTTTGTCCGCCGACTGATCGAGGATGGGCGTCTGGACAGAAAGGATTATCGCCGGATCAATCTTCATATGGTGGAGGCCCAGGACGAGATTGCGCCGTTGGGGGCATCATCCAAATTGAATGCGGAATGGACCTTCCTCCGCTATCTCTTCGCGATTGGCCGTGATACGGCGCTCGACTGGCTGGACCGTCATTATGACGACCTGGGACAGCGTTCCACGGTTGATATGCGTGCCCTGTTCCAGGGAACGGAGAATGAGCAGCAAGAGCTTGCGCGTGCGCTTCAGTGA
- a CDS encoding TRAP transporter large permease produces the protein MSYEMIALLMFASMMVVMLSGQRVFGAIGFVGAAAAMMLWGTGGQEMPFNASFQLFNWYPLLTLPLFIYMGYMLSESGIAGDLYHMFHVWAGPVRGGLAIGTIGLMVAVSAMNGLSVAGMAIGASIALPEMLRRGYDKIMVTGVIQAGSSLGILVPPSVVLVLYGMIARQPVGQLWLAGVFPGLLLAGLFILYIVVRCWLQPEMGPALPKEERDVSWGEKLALLKAGILPLLIFFLMTGLFLMGVTSLVESSAVGAASATAAAIYKRRLTKGVLEETIRKTLAISCMFLWIILAALCFGAVFDGLGAVHAIKSLFLDSWGLGPWEILIMMQLSYIVMGMFLDDTAMLVIVAPLYVPLVIALGFDPVWYGVLYTITCQIAYMTPPFGYNLFLMRAMAPPEITLPDIYKSIVPFVAVMVLGLSLVIMFPQIAMWLPDQYYGK, from the coding sequence ATGAGTTATGAAATGATTGCCTTGCTGATGTTCGCCTCCATGATGGTGGTGATGTTGAGCGGGCAACGCGTCTTTGGTGCGATTGGTTTTGTCGGTGCGGCAGCTGCCATGATGCTGTGGGGAACAGGCGGTCAGGAAATGCCGTTCAACGCCAGCTTCCAGTTGTTTAACTGGTACCCGCTGCTGACCCTGCCGCTGTTTATCTACATGGGCTATATGCTCTCCGAATCCGGTATTGCCGGTGACCTTTATCATATGTTCCATGTCTGGGCCGGTCCGGTCCGTGGCGGTCTGGCGATCGGTACGATCGGCCTGATGGTGGCGGTTTCCGCCATGAACGGGTTGAGCGTGGCCGGCATGGCGATCGGGGCCAGTATTGCGCTTCCGGAAATGCTGCGGCGTGGCTATGACAAGATCATGGTGACCGGGGTGATCCAGGCGGGCAGTTCGCTTGGCATCCTTGTGCCGCCAAGTGTTGTCCTCGTGCTCTATGGCATGATTGCCCGCCAGCCGGTTGGTCAACTTTGGCTGGCCGGGGTGTTCCCGGGGCTGCTGCTGGCAGGTTTGTTCATCCTCTACATCGTTGTTCGTTGCTGGTTGCAGCCCGAAATGGGTCCGGCCCTGCCGAAGGAAGAGCGCGATGTGAGTTGGGGTGAGAAGCTTGCCCTGTTGAAGGCGGGCATCTTGCCGCTGTTGATTTTCTTCCTGATGACCGGCCTGTTCCTGATGGGCGTGACCAGTCTGGTGGAAAGCTCCGCCGTTGGCGCGGCCTCTGCGACGGCTGCGGCGATCTACAAACGCCGTCTGACCAAGGGGGTTCTGGAAGAAACCATCCGCAAGACCCTGGCCATCAGCTGCATGTTCCTTTGGATCATCCTGGCGGCGCTCTGCTTCGGTGCGGTCTTCGACGGCCTGGGCGCGGTCCATGCGATCAAGTCTCTGTTCCTGGATTCCTGGGGCCTTGGCCCATGGGAAATCCTGATCATGATGCAGCTTTCCTACATTGTCATGGGGATGTTCCTGGACGATACGGCGATGTTGGTCATCGTAGCGCCGCTTTATGTGCCGCTGGTGATCGCATTGGGCTTCGATCCGGTCTGGTATGGCGTGCTCTACACCATCACCTGCCAGATTGCCTACATGACGCCGCCGTTCGGTTACAACCTGTTCCTGATGCGTGCCATGGCGCCGCCGGAAATAACACTGCCGGACATCTACAAATCCATCGTCCCCTTCGTGGCGGTGATGGTGCTGGGCCTGTCCCTGGTGATCATGTTCCCGCAAATCGCCATGTGGCTGCCGGATCAATACTACGGAAAGTAA
- a CDS encoding nuclear transport factor 2 family protein, whose protein sequence is MTQDYPEITNLMQTYFDGLYNSDTSRLEQVFHPDAIYACASDGELLHLTMADYFPIVDKRPSPASTGEPRRDEIVSIEFAGPVTALVRAHCAIGPKYFTDLLTLIKLDGRWQIISKVFHFRPHCHRLGEFTQCLT, encoded by the coding sequence ATGACACAGGACTATCCGGAAATCACCAACCTGATGCAGACCTATTTCGATGGCTTATACAACAGTGACACCAGCCGGCTTGAACAGGTCTTTCACCCGGACGCGATCTACGCCTGCGCCAGCGACGGAGAATTACTGCATCTGACCATGGCGGATTATTTCCCTATCGTCGACAAGCGTCCCTCCCCCGCCAGCACGGGTGAACCGCGCCGGGATGAAATCGTCTCGATAGAATTCGCCGGCCCTGTCACCGCATTAGTCCGTGCCCATTGCGCCATCGGCCCTAAATATTTCACCGACCTTCTGACACTCATCAAACTGGACGGCCGCTGGCAGATCATCTCCAAGGTCTTCCATTTTCGACCTCATTGCCACCGATTAGGAGAATTCACCCAATGCCTTACGTGA
- a CDS encoding TRAP transporter substrate-binding protein: MNKRREFLKKAGVATTAAAATATIGAPYVKAQSEIRWRLQTYAGPALAEHVIKPAIDAFNTVAKGQMHIELYHADQLVPTGELFRAMQNGTIDAVQSDDDSIAAPVDVSVFGGYFPFASRYSLDVPVLFNQYGLREIWEEAYNEVEGVTWLSAGAWDPCNFATRDPINSLEDLKGKRVFTFPTAGRFLSRFGVVPVTLPWEDVEVAMQTGELDGIAWSGITEDYTVGWADVTSYFLTNNISGAWCGSFFANSDRWAEVPDHLKELFKLCMDSSHYYRLHWYWGGEAKLRTQGSKMKLTTIPEQEWKTVEDEALKFWDEIAQQSDRSARVVKILKEYKETMEKAGAPYRYS; this comes from the coding sequence ATGAACAAAAGACGTGAGTTTCTGAAGAAGGCGGGTGTCGCCACGACAGCCGCCGCCGCCACGGCCACGATTGGCGCGCCTTATGTGAAGGCACAAAGCGAAATTCGCTGGCGTCTGCAGACCTATGCAGGTCCGGCCCTGGCGGAACATGTGATCAAACCGGCCATCGACGCCTTCAACACGGTTGCCAAAGGCCAGATGCATATCGAACTGTATCACGCAGACCAGCTTGTCCCGACGGGCGAATTGTTCCGCGCCATGCAGAACGGCACCATCGACGCGGTGCAGAGTGACGACGATTCCATCGCGGCCCCGGTCGATGTCTCCGTCTTTGGCGGTTACTTCCCGTTTGCCAGCCGTTACAGCCTGGATGTGCCGGTGCTGTTCAACCAGTATGGCCTGCGCGAAATCTGGGAAGAAGCGTACAACGAAGTTGAAGGTGTGACCTGGCTGAGCGCCGGTGCATGGGACCCGTGCAACTTTGCAACCCGTGACCCGATCAACAGCCTGGAAGACCTGAAGGGCAAGCGCGTCTTCACCTTCCCGACCGCCGGTCGCTTCCTGTCCCGCTTTGGCGTTGTGCCCGTCACGCTGCCTTGGGAAGACGTGGAAGTTGCCATGCAGACGGGTGAGTTGGACGGTATCGCCTGGTCCGGTATCACCGAGGACTACACCGTTGGTTGGGCCGATGTGACCAGCTACTTCCTGACCAACAACATCTCTGGTGCATGGTGTGGTTCCTTCTTCGCCAACTCCGACCGTTGGGCGGAAGTGCCGGATCACCTGAAAGAACTGTTCAAGCTTTGCATGGACAGCTCCCACTACTATCGCCTGCATTGGTACTGGGGCGGTGAAGCCAAACTGCGTACGCAGGGCAGCAAGATGAAACTGACCACGATTCCCGAGCAGGAATGGAAAACGGTCGAAGACGAAGCACTGAAATTCTGGGATGAGATCGCCCAGCAGAGCGACCGCAGCGCCCGTGTCGTCAAAATCCTGAAGGAATACAAGGAAACGATGGAGAAAGCCGGCGCGCCGTATCGTTACAGCTAA